The following are encoded together in the Bacillus sp. NP157 genome:
- a CDS encoding LysR family transcriptional regulator → MRKDIQDIMAFIAVARERSFTRAAAKLGTSQSALSHTIRGLEARLGVRLLTRTTRSVAPTEAGERLLRTVGPRLEEIEAEVDALGELRERPAGHLRITTAEHAANKIIWPTLERFLPQYPDISVEVAVNYQLVDIVAERFDIGIRLGEQVAKDMIAVPIGPSERMAVVATPAYFAKRKRPKTPQELTDHNCINLRLPTLGGLMVWEFEKDGREVKVRVEGQVTASTGTQMLDAALRGLGLGMVPEDMARPHVEAGTLVSVLEKWCEPFPGYHLYYPNRRQGAPALTALVEALRYTSPL, encoded by the coding sequence ATGCGCAAGGACATCCAGGACATCATGGCCTTCATCGCGGTGGCCCGCGAACGCAGCTTCACCCGCGCCGCCGCGAAGCTGGGCACCTCGCAGTCTGCCCTCAGCCACACCATCCGTGGGCTCGAGGCGCGGCTCGGCGTGCGCCTGCTGACCCGCACCACTCGCAGCGTCGCCCCGACCGAAGCCGGCGAACGCCTGCTGCGCACGGTTGGCCCGCGACTGGAAGAGATCGAAGCCGAAGTCGATGCGCTCGGCGAACTGCGCGAACGCCCCGCCGGCCATTTGCGCATCACCACGGCCGAACACGCCGCGAACAAGATCATCTGGCCCACGTTGGAACGCTTCCTGCCGCAGTACCCCGACATCTCGGTGGAAGTGGCGGTGAACTACCAGCTGGTCGACATCGTCGCCGAGCGCTTCGACATCGGCATCCGCCTCGGCGAACAGGTGGCCAAAGACATGATCGCCGTACCGATCGGCCCCAGCGAACGCATGGCTGTGGTCGCCACGCCCGCGTACTTCGCCAAACGCAAACGGCCGAAGACACCGCAGGAGCTCACCGACCACAACTGCATCAACCTGCGCCTGCCGACGCTGGGCGGGTTGATGGTGTGGGAGTTCGAGAAGGACGGGCGCGAGGTGAAGGTGCGGGTCGAAGGCCAGGTCACGGCAAGCACCGGGACGCAGATGCTCGATGCTGCTCTACGCGGGCTGGGGCTTGGGATGGTCCCGGAGGACATGGCACGGCCGCATGTCGAAGCCGGCACGCTGGTCAGCGTGCTGGAGAAGTGGTGCGAACCGTTCCCCGGGTACCACCTGTACTACCCGAACCGCCGGCAAGGCGCGCCCGCCCTCACCGCGCTGGTCGAAGCCCTGCGGTACACGTCACCCCTGTAG
- a CDS encoding aldo/keto reductase produces the protein MKTRTLGHSGLDVSAIGFGCMGLNFGYGTVTPEAEAIDLIRAAFDRGVTFFDTAEVYGPFTNEVVVGKALAPIRDKVVIATKFGFEIDPDTGKQNGLNSRPEHIRKAAEGSLKRLGIETIDLLYQHRVDPSVPIEDVAGAVKELIAEGKVRHFGLSEPSADTLRRAHAVQPVATLQNEYSLWTRTPETNGILATCEELGVGLVAYSPLGKGFLTGAMGKDTKISEGDFRKILPRFTPEAMQANQALVDLLKDLATAKGATPAQVALAWLLSRKPWIVPIPGTTKLHRLEENIAAADVVLTGAELEGIEKAAADIAVTGERYPEHLMKMIGR, from the coding sequence ATGAAAACGCGCACCCTGGGCCATAGCGGCCTCGACGTCTCCGCCATCGGCTTCGGCTGCATGGGCCTGAACTTCGGCTACGGCACGGTCACCCCGGAAGCCGAGGCGATCGACCTGATCCGTGCCGCCTTCGACCGTGGCGTGACGTTCTTCGACACTGCCGAAGTCTATGGTCCGTTCACCAACGAAGTGGTGGTCGGCAAGGCGCTGGCGCCGATCCGCGACAAGGTCGTCATCGCGACCAAGTTCGGCTTCGAGATCGATCCGGACACGGGTAAGCAGAACGGCCTGAACAGCCGCCCCGAGCACATCCGCAAGGCCGCCGAAGGTTCGCTCAAGCGCCTCGGCATCGAGACCATCGACCTGCTGTACCAGCACCGCGTGGATCCGTCGGTGCCGATCGAAGACGTCGCCGGCGCGGTGAAGGAACTGATCGCCGAGGGCAAGGTCCGGCACTTCGGTTTGTCCGAACCGAGCGCCGATACGCTGCGTCGCGCGCATGCCGTGCAGCCGGTGGCGACGCTGCAGAACGAATACTCGCTGTGGACGCGCACGCCGGAAACCAACGGCATCCTCGCGACCTGCGAAGAGCTCGGCGTGGGCCTCGTCGCGTACAGCCCGCTGGGCAAGGGCTTCCTCACCGGTGCGATGGGCAAGGATACGAAGATCAGCGAAGGCGACTTCCGCAAGATCCTCCCGCGCTTCACGCCCGAAGCGATGCAGGCGAACCAGGCGCTGGTCGACCTGTTGAAAGACCTCGCCACGGCGAAGGGCGCGACACCGGCGCAGGTCGCGCTGGCGTGGTTGTTGTCACGCAAGCCGTGGATCGTGCCGATCCCGGGGACGACGAAGCTGCATCGGCTGGAAGAGAACATCGCCGCGGCCGACGTCGTGTTGACGGGGGCGGAGTTGGAGGGGATCGAGAAGGCGGCGGCGGATATTGCCGTTACCGGTGAGCGGTATCCGGAGCATTTGATGAAGATGATTGGGCGTTAA
- a CDS encoding LysR family transcriptional regulator, translated as MHVPTSSERDAPGMDTIDNLGDLYLLVQAVEAGGFSAAATRLGTTRSLVSRRILALEERLGARLIHRNARQFAVTAVGQRVYQHASAMCEAARAAEQAAVSAHESQQMIRIEAHGLVSPMATALISDFAALHPRTRFAISIGSGDMERLLRQQTDVILSLRDSLPDSTDVVARALGRLRRVTVASPELIRRTGIPDHPGELDDGDCLGHGAENAGYWHFRGMSPHRRNVRVAFADVAALVAAVEGGLGYAQLPLYLVDDAMAAGRMSPVLEAWEPEPLPLHALTATGRVASDLTVAFVRYMQTRLSPAD; from the coding sequence ATGCATGTGCCGACTTCCAGCGAGCGCGACGCACCGGGGATGGACACGATCGATAACCTGGGCGACCTGTACCTGCTGGTGCAGGCGGTCGAGGCGGGTGGCTTTTCGGCGGCGGCGACCCGGCTGGGCACCACCCGCTCGCTGGTCAGCCGGCGGATCCTGGCCCTGGAAGAACGACTGGGCGCCCGCCTGATCCATCGCAACGCACGCCAGTTCGCGGTCACCGCCGTCGGCCAGCGGGTCTACCAGCATGCCTCGGCGATGTGCGAGGCCGCCCGCGCGGCCGAGCAGGCGGCGGTCTCCGCGCACGAATCCCAGCAGATGATCCGGATCGAGGCACACGGCCTGGTCTCGCCCATGGCCACCGCGTTGATCTCCGACTTCGCCGCCCTGCATCCGCGTACGCGCTTTGCCATCAGCATCGGCAGCGGCGACATGGAACGGCTCTTGCGCCAGCAGACCGACGTGATCCTCAGCCTGCGCGACTCCCTGCCCGACAGCACCGACGTGGTGGCCCGCGCGCTGGGCCGGCTGCGCCGGGTCACCGTCGCCAGCCCCGAACTGATCCGTCGTACCGGCATACCCGACCACCCCGGCGAGCTGGACGACGGCGACTGCCTGGGCCACGGCGCCGAGAACGCCGGTTACTGGCACTTCCGCGGCATGAGCCCGCACCGGCGCAACGTCCGCGTCGCCTTTGCCGACGTCGCCGCGCTGGTCGCCGCGGTCGAAGGCGGGCTCGGCTACGCCCAGCTGCCGCTCTACCTGGTCGACGACGCGATGGCGGCCGGGCGCATGTCGCCCGTGCTCGAAGCCTGGGAGCCCGAGCCCCTGCCCCTGCATGCCCTGACCGCCACCGGTCGCGTCGCCAGCGATCTCACCGTGGCCTTCGTCCGCTATATGCAGACCCGGTTGAGCCCGGCCGACTAG